Proteins found in one Erythrobacter sp. KY5 genomic segment:
- a CDS encoding YdeI family protein translates to MLLISPRKPGSNWSKDNRDRVKKLEAEGRMHLAGHECLALAKRDGSWERLKQTETGEAPLDLARALEEAGASDQWDAFSLSVRRRSLELLLAAKLPQTRANRIERIVKASVAGEDPTLWRPKAQ, encoded by the coding sequence ATGCTTCTCATTTCTCCTAGGAAGCCAGGGAGCAACTGGTCCAAGGACAATCGTGATCGGGTCAAAAAGCTCGAAGCAGAAGGTCGTATGCACCTCGCCGGCCATGAATGCCTCGCTTTGGCTAAACGCGATGGCTCCTGGGAGAGGCTCAAGCAAACTGAGACCGGAGAAGCGCCGCTGGATCTGGCAAGGGCGTTGGAAGAAGCAGGGGCGAGCGACCAGTGGGACGCCTTCTCGCTTTCGGTCCGCCGTCGGTCGCTCGAATTGTTGCTGGCCGCCAAACTCCCCCAAACGCGTGCAAACCGCATAGAGAGAATCGTAAAGGCAAGTGTCGCCGGCGAGGACCCAACCCTGTGGAGGCCCAAAGCGCAATGA